The DNA sequence TCGGCGGCGAAGGCGTCCTGCTCGGCGCGCGAGATGCCCCATTTCTCGGCGACGTTTTCGGCCGTGATGCCCATGATGCCGCTGCCGAACGGGTCGGTCAGGACGCCGGTCAGGCCGTCGGCGAGCGTGGTGTCGCCGAGCCGCTGGCCGAAGCGGCCGGAATTCAGATAGTGCGGCGCCCGGCTCATCACCTCCGCACCGCCCGCCACCGCGACCTCGACATCGCCGAGCATGATCGACTGTGCGGCGGAGACGATCGCCTGCACGCCGCTGCCGCAGAGCCGGTTCAGCGTCATGGCCGGGGTGGATTTGGGGATGCCGGCGTCGATGCCCGCGACCCGGGCCAGATAGGCGTCCTGCGGGCCGGTCGGGATGACGTTGCCGAACACGACATGGCCGACCTGTTCGGCCTCGACCGTCGCGCGCCTCAGCGCTTCCGCCGCCACCTTGGCGCCGAGCCCGGCCGGCGTCTCGCCCGAGAGGCTGCCGCCGAAACTGCCGATCGCGGTCCGCGCCGCGCCGACGATCACCACCTGTTCGGTCATTCCGCCCCTCCTACTTCTTTCGTTCTGTGTCGTTTGCGGCTCAGGTCCGCTCGGCGATCGAGGCGGCGACGAGGCGCGGATAGTGGGACCGCATCTCGGCCGCAAAGGTCTCGATCGGCATGTCGTCGTAGCTGCCGCGGTCGAGCACATAGTCCATGTGCCGGCGGCCGTCGGGGTCGAATTCGTGGAAGATCGAGTCGCTGCGGCCGTCGAAATCGAGCGGCTTGACGTTGAACTTCCGGCAGAAGGCCAGGTCGAAGGCCGGCGTCGCCTTGACCCATTGGCCGTCCAGGTGAAGCACCGTGTAGGCGTGCCAGTAGAAGACGTCGGTGCCGATCAATTCGAGCATGCGCGGCGTCGAGAGATGGTTGCGCACGTCCGCAAAGCCGATCCGGGCCGGGATGCCCGCCGCTCGCGCCGCCGCGGCCAGCGCGATCGCCTTGGGCACGCAGAAGGCCGCCGGTGCTGCCAGCACGTTGGAGGCGACGAAAAGATGCGGCTCGATGCCGAAATGGCGCATGTCGTAGGGGATGGCATCGCGCATGGCGTAGTAGAGGCGGATTGCCCGTTCGCGGTCGCTGCCCGTGCCGGCATGCCGGGTCACGAAATCCCGCACCGGTTCGGACTGCGAATCGATGAAGGCCGTCGGCTGCAGTGCCGCGTTCCCGTCAGCCTCGCTCATGGCGCCCATCTCCCTATGCCGTTGCGTCTCGGCGCTCGCCGAGCCGCCAGGCGATCTGCGGCAGGCGGTCCGCTCCGAAGAAGCCCTCGCCGTCGACGACCGCGTAGGGCGAGCCGATCACGCCGATGCCGGCCGCCTCCTCGATCGCCGCCGCCAGCCGGCCGCGGCCGTCTGCCCCGTCGATCATCGCCTGAACCGCCTCCGGGCCGAAGGCTAGCACGCTCGGCAGGTCGGCCAGCACTGCCCGATCGGCTATGTCGCGGCCCTCGACGAAGAAGGCGCGGAAGATGTCGCGGGCGAGCGGCAGCGCCAGGTCGGGACGCTCCGCGGTCGCAGCGTGATGCAGCCGGGCGGCGAGATGGGCCGAGATCTGCAACGGATCCGGCATCCGGTACGGCACGCCATAAAAGGCGGCCGAGCGCGCCACATCCAGGTCGAAATAGGCGCGCCGGGCCGGCTTTTCGAGCGGATTGCCGACGCCCTGGCCCTTGAACACCGCCCAGAGCAGGATCGGGCGCAGTTCCAGCGCCCGGCCGTGGCGTGCGGCCAGTTCGGCCAACGGGTCGAGGGCGAAATAGGCGTAGGGCGAGGCGAAGTCGAAGTAGAGGCGGATCGGTTCGGGCATGGTCAGAACCTGAAGACGCCGTAGCCCGGAGGTCCGAGCGGGGCATTGAGGGAGGCCGAGAGGGCAATGGCGAGGGCGTTGCGGGTGTCGACCGGATCGATGATGCCGTCGTCCCACAGTTCCGAGGTCGAGTAGTAGGCCGACAGCTGTTCCTGGTAGGCCTTGCGGGTCTCTTCCCAGACCTGATCGACCGCCGCCTGATCGAAGGTTCCGCCGGCCCGCTTCATCTGGTTGGCCTTGACCTCGGCCAGCGTGTTGGCGGCCTGGTCACCGCCCATGACGCCGATCTGGTGGTTCGGCCAGGCGAACAGGAAGCGGCCGTCGAAGGCGCGCCCGCACATGCCGTAATTGCCGGCGCCGAAGGAGCCGTTGCACATCACGGTGAATTTCGGCACCCGCGAGCAGCTCTGCGCCATGATCATCTTGGCGCCGTCCTTGGTGATGCCGCGGCGCTCGTATTCGCGGCCGACCATGTAGCCGGTGATGTTCTGCAGGAAGACCAGCGGGGTGTTGTTCTGGTTGCAGAGCTCGATGAAGTGGGCCCCCTTCAGCGAGCTGTCGTTGAACAGCACGCCGTTATTGGCCAGGATGCCGACCTTGTAGCCCCAGATGTTGGCATAGCCGCAGATCAGCGTGGTGCCGTAATTGGGCTGGTATTCGTGGAAGCGGCTGCCGTCGACCATGCGGGCGATGATCTCGCGCATGTCGAAGGCCTTCTTGATGTCGTCGGGCACGATCCCGTAGATGTCCTGCGGATCATAGAAGGGATCCTCCGGCGCCTCGCGCTGCAAAGGCCAGCGCTCCGACCGGTCCCATTGCGCGACGATCTCGCGACCGATCGCGATGGCGTGCTCCTCGCTGTCGGCCGGGTAATCGCAGGTGCCCGACACGCTGGTATGCATCTCGGCGCCGCCGAGATCCTCGACCGAGACATCCTCGCCGGTCGCGGCCTTGACCAGCGGCGGCCCGCCCAGGAACACCGCTCCGGTGCCGCGCACGATAACGCTGTAGTCCGAGAGCCCGGGAATGTAGGCGCCGCCGGCCGTGCAATGGCCGAACACCAGCGACAGCTGCTTGACCCCCATCTTGGACAGGATCGACTGGTTGCGGAAGATGCGGCCGGCCATGTAGCGGTCGGGGAAGACTTGGCTCTGCAGCTGCAGGAAGCCGCCGGCGGAATCGCACAGATGCACGACCGGCAGGCGGTTCTCCATGGCGATGTCGAGCGCCCGCACGATTTTCTTGGCGGTCAACGGATACCAGGCGCCGCCCTTCACGGTCGGGTCGTCGGCGCGCACGATCACCTCGCGCCCCGACACGATGCCGATGCCGACGATCGAACTCGCCGACGGCGCCTCGCCGCCATAGGCCATGTTGGCGGCGAGCGAGGACAGTTCCAGGAAGGGTGTGCCGGGATCGAGCAGCTTCTCGATCCGCTGGCGCGGGGTCAGCTTCTTCTGACGGGCGAGCCGGTCGAGGTCGCGCTGCGGCCGCAGATGGCGGGCGGCCTCCTGCTTCTCGCGGAACTCCGCGACCAGGCGCCGATTGTGCGCCTCGTTGCGGCGGAACTCGGCCGAGGCGGTGTTGATGGAGGATTCGATCCGTCGCATGGGGTCAGCGCTCCTCGGTCACCGGCTGCAATCGCGCCAGGACCGCATCCTTGTCGAACACGTCGCCCTCGCGCACCGCGACCTCGGCCAGGATGCCGTCGCGCGGGGCGGCCAACGCCATCTGCAGTTTCATGCTCTCGATGGTGATGATCGCCTCGCCGCGGCGCACCGCATCACCGGCCGCCTTGTGGACGGCGACGACAGCGCCGGGCATCGGCGCGCGCACGCGATCGGACCCGCCGCCGCTCGCCGCGGCCTCGGCGGCCGGGTCGTAGGGCCGCGCCTCGTAGGTACGCCCGTCCAGGCGGATGTCGACGCCGCCGCCGGCGCCGGGCGCGCGCGTGAAGGCGACCGGTCGGCCGTCGATGCGCAAGCTCTGCGGTCCGGACCGGCCGTCGCACAGGTCCTCGACCCGGTAGCGGTGGCCGCCGATCTCGACGAGGAGATGCGGGCGGCGGGCCACGATCGCGATGCCGTGGACCTGGCCGTCGATCATGATCTTGAAGGTCATGGTCAATTCCTCCAGGCGCCGATGGACGCGTGCGGCTCCGGCACGTCGAGGACGAGCGCGCGGAATTCGCGCAGGCCGAGCGCGGCGGCGATCAGCGCCTCGTGCAGTCGTCCGGTCTCCGGTGCGCCGGAGGCGAGCGCCTCGCGGTGCTCGGCGACGAAGCCGGTGTGAAGGTCGCCGGCGCGGAAGGCCGGATGGTCGAGCACCCGGGCCAGATAGTCGATGTTGGTCGTCACCCCGAACAGCGCGAGGTCGCCGAGCGCGGCGATCGACCGGTCGATGGCTGCCGTGCGGTCGGCGCCATGGGCGACCAGCTTGGCGAGCATCGGATCGAAATCGGCCGTCACCTTCTGGCCGCGGTCGAGCGCGTTCTCGAAGCGCAGATAGGGGGCTTCGGGCACGGCCAGATGCTGGATGGTGCCGGTCTCGGGCAGGAAGTCGCGCTCCGGATTCTCTGCGCAGATGCGGCACTCGACGGCATGGCCGCGGGCGGTCACGGCGTCCTGGCCGAAGGGCAGGCCATGGCCGGCGGCGATCTCCAGCTGCAGCCGCACGAGATCGAGGCCCGTGATCATCTCGGTGACCGGATGCTCGACCTGGAGGCGGGTGTTCATCTCCAGGAAGAAGAAGCGGCCGTCGGCGCCGAGGATATACTCGACCGTGCCGGCATTGCGGTAGCGCGCGGCGGCGGCGAGACGAACCGCGGAGGCGCAGATCTCGTCGCGCAGACCCGCCGGCAGGTTGGCGGCCGGAGCCTCCTCGATGATCTTCTGGAAGCGGCGCTGCACCGAGCATTCGCGCTCGAACAGATGGATCGCGCCGCCTTCGCCATCGCCGAAGACCTGCACCTCGATATGACGCGGCCGTTCGACGAAGACCTCGGCATAGACGCGACCGTCGCCGAAATAACGCTGCGCCTCGCTCGAGGCGATGCGGGCGGCGCCTTCCAACTGGTCCGCCGAGCGGACGATGCTCATGCCCTTGCCACCGCCGCCGGCTGCCGCCTTGATCAGGAGAGGGAAGCCGATCGCCTCGGCGCGGCGAACGAAATCGGCCAGATCGTCGGTCGGCATCACCGACGGGGCGACCGGGACGCCATGCTGGTCGGCGAAGTTGCGTGCCGAGATCTTGTCGCCCATCAGCGCGATCGAGGCCGCATCCGGCCCGACGAAGACCAGGCCGGCCTCCGCGACGGCCCGCGCAAAGCCGGCATTCTCGGACAGGAAGCCGTAGCCCGGATGGATCGCGTCCGCCCCGGTGGCGAGCGCCGCGGCGACGATCTGACGGATGTCGAGATGGGCGGCGACCGGGGTGTCGCCCTTCAATTCGACCGCCTCGTCGGCGAGCCGGACATGCTGGGCGCGCGCCTCGACGGCATGATGCACCGCAACCGCCGCGATGCCCATCTCGCGCAGGGTCCGGATGATACGGCAGGCGATCTCGCCGCGATTGGCGATCAGCACCTTGCGGAATGGGACGTGACGCGACGCCCGCCCGGCAGGATCGGAGGAGGAGAGGCTCATCGGCGGGTTTCCATGGCGGCGACACCTTCGAGGCGGCCACCGGGTTGGAGCCAGGCAGCGGGCACCGGCACGGGCATGTCCATCAGCACCTGCGCCATGGCCTTGCCTTGCGGATCGTAGCGCAGCGACGCGATGCCGCCGCCGCCGAGCGCGCGGTGCAGGAGGAAGTTGAAACCGTCGAGGCCGGGCCAGTCGAAGCGCTCGACCGGGCCGCGGACGTGGTGGGCGAACCAGCCGCGCACGGCTTCCGCCGTCAGCGCGCGGGCGATCGGCGCCACGAAGTCCGGGTGCCGCGCCATCACGCCGATATTGGCGATGTCGCCCTTATCGCCGCTGCGGGCCGTGGCCAGAGCGACCAGCGGCACGGCGACGGTCGGTCCATCCGGCACCGGCGCCGTTGCGACCTCGCCGGGGGCGGTCTCCGGGACGGAGCGCTCGGTTCCCGGCGCGGTCGCAACCTCGATCGCGGCGTCGCCGGTCTTCACCGACACGACGACATCGCGCTTGTCGATCAGGAAGGAGAACAGCCGCACCACCGGCTGCGGCTCGGGCCGGCCGCCGGCAAAGCCGGTCAGGCTCTGCGCCATCGCGGTGGCGGCGGGATAGATCTCGCGGGCGAAGATCTGCAGCGCGTCCCGGCTGGCATGGCGCACGCCGACCTTCAGGATCACCTCGCGCGCCGGCGAGGCGGCGGGGGCGACGCCGTAGCTGGTCTCCGCGCCGAGCACTTCGATCGACGTTTCCGCAAACCGGTCGAACCCTGCCGCCGCGATCAGCCGCTCGGAGCGGGCCAGGATCGCCGTGCCGACCTTCTCGGCCCGCAGCGCCGCGTCGCGGCCGACGATCATCATGGTCGCGGTGCAGCGCCAGCCGTCCGCATAGGTGGCGCTGACCTTGTAACTCGGCGTCGGCGGCAGGCCGCGCGCGCCGGTGACCCGGACCCGGTCCGGCCCGACGGCCTCCAGCCTGACGTCCGACCAGTCGCAGATCACGTCGGGAAGCAGATAGGCGGCCGGATCGCCGACCTCGTAGACGACCTGCTCGGCGACGATTGGAGGCGTGATCCGACCGCCGGTGCCGTCCGGCTTGCCGACCTCGAAGCTGCCGTCCGCCCGGCAATCGGCGATGGGGAAGCCCATGTCGGCCCAGTCGTCGGCGACCGCGCGCCAGTCGGTCGTGATCCCGCCGGTCGCCTGCGCGCCGCATTCCAGGATGTGACCCGCGAGGCTGCCGGCCGAGAGCTGATCGTAGTCTTCCGGCGTCCAGCCGAACTCGTGGATCAGCGGCCCCAGCACCACCGCGCTGTCGACGCAGCGGCCGGTGACCACCACGTCGGCGCCGGCATCGAGCGCGGCGGCGACGCCGAAGGCGCCCAGATAGGCATTGATGCTGGCGGTCTTCGCCGGGAAGGGGGCGCCCGAGAACATCTCGGTGACGCCGGCGGCGCGGAACTGCTCGGCCCGGTCGGACAGGTCGTCGCCGGTCACCACCGCGACCTTGAGATCGACCCCGACTTCCGCGAAGGCGGCCAGCAGTGCGTCACGGCAGGCTTCCGGATTGACCCCGCCGGCATTGGTGACGACGCGGATGCGCTTCTCCGCGATCTCGCGGGCGAGCGGTTTCATGACCAGCGACACGAAGTCGGTCGCATAGCCGAGGGTCGGCGTCTTGGCCTTCATCCGGGCCAGGATCGACATGGTGATCTCGGCCAGATAGTCGAGCACCAGATAGTCGATCCCGCCGGAGCGGACGAGCTGGCGCGGGCCTTCCGGGCTGTCGCCCCAGAAGCCGGCGCCGCAGCCGATGCGGATGGTGTCGCGCATGGCCGGCCTCACTTGCCGGTCCACACCGGCGGGCGCTTCTCGGCGAAGGCGGTGAAGCCTTCGCGGGCGTCCTCGGTGCGGGCCATGTTGGCGAGCATGAATTGCGCATATTCGAGCGCGGCGTCGGTCGACATCTCGCGGATCTTCGCGAGCGCCTGCTTGCCGAGACGGATGCCGGTCGGCGACTTGTCGACGATGCGGCCGATGAGCCAGTCGGTCTTGGCATCGAGCTCGGAGGCCGGCACCGCATAGTTGACGATCGAGGCGGCCTCCGGGTCTCCGGCGCGGATCAATTCCCCGGTGATGCACAATTCGGTCAGACGGCGATAGGGCAGCACGCGTAAGAGATAGGGCAGGATCATCATCGGGAAGAGGCCGACCTTGACCTCAGTGACGCCCATCAGCGCATCCTCGCGGGCGACCACCAGGTCGCAGGCGCAGACCAGCCCGAAGCCGCCGGCCAGCGCATGGCCGTTGACGCGCGCCACGATCGGCAGGCGGCAGGCATCCATCCGGCGCAGCAGGCGGCTGACATAGTGGCGCGGATCGGCGGCGTCGATGGTGAAGGGCGTGCCGTCGGCGCCGGGCTTCAGGTCGCCGCCGGCACAGAAGGCCTTGTCGCCGGCGCCGGTCAGGACGACCACGCGCACTTCGGGATCGGCCTCGGCGGCATCGAGCGCCACCACGATGGCGGCGGCGACGGATTCGTTCAGCGCGTTGCGGCGGCTCTCGCGGTCGATGGTGACGACCATCGCGGCGCCTTCGCGACGGGTGGTGACGGCGTCGGTCACGATTCCTCCCAAGTCGGTGGGTCCGTCCGGCGCCCGAAACAGCGGCCGGCGAACTCTTCGCCTCGTAAATGATTTGAGTTCATTTGTGCTGTCAATATGCCTTCGCGGCCAATTCAGCG is a window from the Prosthecodimorpha staleyi genome containing:
- a CDS encoding transglutaminase domain-containing protein; amino-acid sequence: MSEADGNAALQPTAFIDSQSEPVRDFVTRHAGTGSDRERAIRLYYAMRDAIPYDMRHFGIEPHLFVASNVLAAPAAFCVPKAIALAAAARAAGIPARIGFADVRNHLSTPRMLELIGTDVFYWHAYTVLHLDGQWVKATPAFDLAFCRKFNVKPLDFDGRSDSIFHEFDPDGRRHMDYVLDRGSYDDMPIETFAAEMRSHYPRLVAASIAERT
- a CDS encoding acyclic terpene utilization AtuA family protein, whose protein sequence is MRDTIRIGCGAGFWGDSPEGPRQLVRSGGIDYLVLDYLAEITMSILARMKAKTPTLGYATDFVSLVMKPLAREIAEKRIRVVTNAGGVNPEACRDALLAAFAEVGVDLKVAVVTGDDLSDRAEQFRAAGVTEMFSGAPFPAKTASINAYLGAFGVAAALDAGADVVVTGRCVDSAVVLGPLIHEFGWTPEDYDQLSAGSLAGHILECGAQATGGITTDWRAVADDWADMGFPIADCRADGSFEVGKPDGTGGRITPPIVAEQVVYEVGDPAAYLLPDVICDWSDVRLEAVGPDRVRVTGARGLPPTPSYKVSATYADGWRCTATMMIVGRDAALRAEKVGTAILARSERLIAAAGFDRFAETSIEVLGAETSYGVAPAASPAREVILKVGVRHASRDALQIFAREIYPAATAMAQSLTGFAGGRPEPQPVVRLFSFLIDKRDVVVSVKTGDAAIEVATAPGTERSVPETAPGEVATAPVPDGPTVAVPLVALATARSGDKGDIANIGVMARHPDFVAPIARALTAEAVRGWFAHHVRGPVERFDWPGLDGFNFLLHRALGGGGIASLRYDPQGKAMAQVLMDMPVPVPAAWLQPGGRLEGVAAMETRR
- a CDS encoding enoyl-CoA hydratase-related protein gives rise to the protein MTDAVTTRREGAAMVVTIDRESRRNALNESVAAAIVVALDAAEADPEVRVVVLTGAGDKAFCAGGDLKPGADGTPFTIDAADPRHYVSRLLRRMDACRLPIVARVNGHALAGGFGLVCACDLVVAREDALMGVTEVKVGLFPMMILPYLLRVLPYRRLTELCITGELIRAGDPEAASIVNYAVPASELDAKTDWLIGRIVDKSPTGIRLGKQALAKIREMSTDAALEYAQFMLANMARTEDAREGFTAFAEKRPPVWTGK
- a CDS encoding acetyl-CoA carboxylase biotin carboxylase subunit — translated: MSLSSSDPAGRASRHVPFRKVLIANRGEIACRIIRTLREMGIAAVAVHHAVEARAQHVRLADEAVELKGDTPVAAHLDIRQIVAAALATGADAIHPGYGFLSENAGFARAVAEAGLVFVGPDAASIALMGDKISARNFADQHGVPVAPSVMPTDDLADFVRRAEAIGFPLLIKAAAGGGGKGMSIVRSADQLEGAARIASSEAQRYFGDGRVYAEVFVERPRHIEVQVFGDGEGGAIHLFERECSVQRRFQKIIEEAPAANLPAGLRDEICASAVRLAAAARYRNAGTVEYILGADGRFFFLEMNTRLQVEHPVTEMITGLDLVRLQLEIAAGHGLPFGQDAVTARGHAVECRICAENPERDFLPETGTIQHLAVPEAPYLRFENALDRGQKVTADFDPMLAKLVAHGADRTAAIDRSIAALGDLALFGVTTNIDYLARVLDHPAFRAGDLHTGFVAEHREALASGAPETGRLHEALIAAALGLREFRALVLDVPEPHASIGAWRN
- a CDS encoding acetyl-CoA carboxylase biotin carboxyl carrier protein subunit gives rise to the protein MTFKIMIDGQVHGIAIVARRPHLLVEIGGHRYRVEDLCDGRSGPQSLRIDGRPVAFTRAPGAGGGVDIRLDGRTYEARPYDPAAEAAASGGGSDRVRAPMPGAVVAVHKAAGDAVRRGEAIITIESMKLQMALAAPRDGILAEVAVREGDVFDKDAVLARLQPVTEER
- a CDS encoding acyl-CoA carboxylase subunit beta translates to MRRIESSINTASAEFRRNEAHNRRLVAEFREKQEAARHLRPQRDLDRLARQKKLTPRQRIEKLLDPGTPFLELSSLAANMAYGGEAPSASSIVGIGIVSGREVIVRADDPTVKGGAWYPLTAKKIVRALDIAMENRLPVVHLCDSAGGFLQLQSQVFPDRYMAGRIFRNQSILSKMGVKQLSLVFGHCTAGGAYIPGLSDYSVIVRGTGAVFLGGPPLVKAATGEDVSVEDLGGAEMHTSVSGTCDYPADSEEHAIAIGREIVAQWDRSERWPLQREAPEDPFYDPQDIYGIVPDDIKKAFDMREIIARMVDGSRFHEYQPNYGTTLICGYANIWGYKVGILANNGVLFNDSSLKGAHFIELCNQNNTPLVFLQNITGYMVGREYERRGITKDGAKMIMAQSCSRVPKFTVMCNGSFGAGNYGMCGRAFDGRFLFAWPNHQIGVMGGDQAANTLAEVKANQMKRAGGTFDQAAVDQVWEETRKAYQEQLSAYYSTSELWDDGIIDPVDTRNALAIALSASLNAPLGPPGYGVFRF
- a CDS encoding 2-hydroxychromene-2-carboxylate isomerase, which produces MPEPIRLYFDFASPYAYFALDPLAELAARHGRALELRPILLWAVFKGQGVGNPLEKPARRAYFDLDVARSAAFYGVPYRMPDPLQISAHLAARLHHAATAERPDLALPLARDIFRAFFVEGRDIADRAVLADLPSVLAFGPEAVQAMIDGADGRGRLAAAIEEAAGIGVIGSPYAVVDGEGFFGADRLPQIAWRLGERRDATA